The nucleotide window AGAATAGGATCTTCAATTTTATAACGCATTGTTCCCAATACGTATCGAGTCTCAATTTTTGAAGCCTCACTCACCCATTTGCTTTTTTTCCCATTGGATAAACCCAACTTAAAATTGCCTCCCATTCCGGGCATGTACATCGCAAATTCGGGCAAATCACCTGCCTCTACCCTAAATCCGGTATTGGAACCGTATAATGCACGATTGAATTTTCGGGTACCATTTTTCAGGACAAAAGCATCGCCATCGGGAGCGTAATGTATTTTACGATTCTCCTGTTTGGATATCTTTTCTTGTCCTGTTATTCCTATTGAAAACAACAAAACAATAAAAGAAAAAACTTGAATATTTATTTTTTTGATTCCCATATTGTTTCAGAAAAAATTACATTAGTGACGTTTTCGATTTTTGCTTCCGAGCCTTCATTACTTTTTATGCATACATTTTTCAACGACCAATTGGAACAGACAATATGCAACAAAAAATTCCTCATGGAAAATCGGATTAAAGATGGTCATGCAATTTGAGTCTTTTTAATTTTTTTAGCATCCTGCTCTTCCCTGATTTAATTTTAAATCTGAATTTTTATTGCACTTTTTTTTCATTTTATATTATATTTTAACATCATAGTACAGGATAGTATATCAAAAAGGAACTGCTAGTTTTGAAAAACTAAACAACCTAAAAACTAAACAAATTGGCACAAATCAGAACATCATTACTGATCGCTTTTTTTTGTTTCCTTATGCCCTGTAAATTCTTTGCTAAGCATTGTGACAGCATTTTAGAAAAACAAAAAAGCTTTCTTCAAAAGAATAATAATCAGGACACGGCAAAATCGCAACTGTTTTATTTTGGCTCTGCCAAAAAATCGAATAAAGACACTGCAATCAGCACTTCTCTGGTTTACAACCCTAGCACCGGTTATGGATTTGATTTAAATTCTGCGTCAAACGTATCGTTTTCTACCAACTCTTTTCTTACTGAAAAACCTACCTATTTCTCGGTAAAAGTTCCTGAAGGAAATTATCAGGTTGAAGTAACTTTGGGCAGTGATAAAACCGCTTCAAACGTTACTATCAAAGCAGAATCAAGACGATTAATGCTCAAAGAACTTGCCCTCAAAAAAGGCGAAAAAATCACCAAAATATTTAATGTAAATATTCGATCCATCAGAATAGATGATGCAAACAGCATGAACATTAAAGACAGAGAAAAAGACGATTTGAACTGGGATGACAAATTGACTTTGGAGTTTTTGGGAAATGTTTCTGTACAAAGTATCAAAATCACTGCTGTAAATAATCTGACCGTTGTTTATCTCGCCGGAGATTCAACCGTTACTGATCAGGATATTGAACCCTGGGCGTCTTGGGGACAATTCATCACCAACTATTTTGACAAAAATGTATCAATTGCCAATTATGCCGTTTCCGGTTCGGCGTTGAGTTCCTTTAAAGGCTCCAACAGATTAAAAAAAATCATGTCTGTCATAAAACCCGGAGATTATTTGATGGTTGAGTTTGCTCACAATGACGAAAAAATAAAAGGCGAAGAGAACGGCCCTTGGAAATCCTATTCTGATTTACTTACCGAGTATATTCAGTTGGCCAAAGCAAAAGGAGCTTTTCCTATTTTAGTTACGCCCACGCAACGTCGCGCTTTCAATAGCGACGGAACCCTAAAACCAACACATGGCGATTTTCCCGATGCCATGCGTGCCGTTGCAAAAAAAATGAATGTGCCCCTTATTGACATTACTCAAATGACAACTACATTGTACGAAAAATGGGGTGATGAACCTTCAAGAAAAGCTTTTGTTCAATATCCTGCGAACACTTTTCCGGGTCAGGAAAAAACATTGGAAGACAATACTCACTTCAATAGTTTTGGTGCCAATGAAATTGCGCTTTGCGTGACCAAAGGAATCCGTGATCTGGACATTCCTCTGAAAAAGTTTCTAACCAATGAAACGTCTCTTTACAATCCGCAAAACCCAAATTACATTTCAAACTGGACACTGCCAATGAGTACCCGTTTTG belongs to Flavobacterium gilvum and includes:
- a CDS encoding rhamnogalacturonan acetylesterase, encoding MAQIRTSLLIAFFCFLMPCKFFAKHCDSILEKQKSFLQKNNNQDTAKSQLFYFGSAKKSNKDTAISTSLVYNPSTGYGFDLNSASNVSFSTNSFLTEKPTYFSVKVPEGNYQVEVTLGSDKTASNVTIKAESRRLMLKELALKKGEKITKIFNVNIRSIRIDDANSMNIKDREKDDLNWDDKLTLEFLGNVSVQSIKITAVNNLTVVYLAGDSTVTDQDIEPWASWGQFITNYFDKNVSIANYAVSGSALSSFKGSNRLKKIMSVIKPGDYLMVEFAHNDEKIKGEENGPWKSYSDLLTEYIQLAKAKGAFPILVTPTQRRAFNSDGTLKPTHGDFPDAMRAVAKKMNVPLIDITQMTTTLYEKWGDEPSRKAFVQYPANTFPGQEKTLEDNTHFNSFGANEIALCVTKGIRDLDIPLKKFLTNETSLYNPQNPNYISNWTLPMSTRFEIVKPEGN